A genomic window from Periophthalmus magnuspinnatus isolate fPerMag1 chromosome 16, fPerMag1.2.pri, whole genome shotgun sequence includes:
- the arhgef5 gene encoding trichohyalin isoform X1 yields MGTQRPSWSGFDTVPSVNTSDRKLQSGGKIARDPSPRPPRAVQLERAREEEWRRERRRETKERYKDPSERKRYYDKERRPKNSKDEERERRQESRNVRPLSNIEMENAKVGDRGVRKGDTFPRSAGGHGPIMLAVAMEAEREERRRRREESDRERDREKVRERDRERDRERERPKDREDYRRKDERKEARDERTRDRYREYDDRRRGMDGEERRDKYAPRKNDKQRDEMRLRDPRMSSPERRRDRDTYWDKAQRREGRRDTRSEGEIDERERRRERGRERDEVMHQHSRSEGEVRGKRERDYRDQDRYREKEDRPRNRDDRYREERETERRTRPDAANDRQRRRSLDGKRREERNRDNEDYKRERRSSRERTREPDISSQSQSRTMPNPVISRHEWSSDKSKEEMEQLEQSVREKKKKENRKMWLEPRGPASKDSTSLREDREVVERYTGEETEELSVDGELEEIWANRPRSFTGNSEENTEESEEGSDVAWTLDRDRILSGEDGFVTVSSGEDGEEREEEFKDCMEYWVGERDANQAWTKEESTDDSSDTQGTDTPPKFVFCVIGQPDDELTKEVTPAQNKLEHEYDEVRETLEERNISNEQTPLDGIKFRSNSFNEFGTIKRDSQTEKLLLEWRENNSDQKEDEEERLSLIPSNPYADVPIQLPYEQVQSGLEKSGTLTPEEEEAIRIRLSGAWTMSEEPKRHSQAPHLKWATSVVREILGQSDENIDDIEEREKEKQDGGMQIPVIRADDELEMEEESLEMEGLRGMGQVDTHGDLGDAMHADTHTADKQLNTETSNAQVEAKVSDEAKLAEPEQLNSEKEMDTYLSVSNMLYKPSSCPSLTYESDASEKEVFTSSPVKQEKEEEEEEKVEEEEERESLDVVVVGEIKGKSGVDEKKEKGGVGVGGAVNLRSSCSFRDLGTEARFRRRGIRLTRRKEDDVKEQNEEEEEEEEESEGVGRDRRTRIFSTSDDEDGRSKSWGELDLRHVLDNIGKRKRNSKFFKAAQLYQQYSEAAQNFEILRQARSDVVSVCEGHSPPGTSPLPARRPLPPLPNVPHPHSLSNTGSVSSVQNLPLPQPPGHAQRRASSPRLSISLGQSATLWRDLPAVRTDAELQELTEDQRRLQEVRFEVVTSEASYCRSLDIVVEHFVKSKQLGALLTTQDRNWLFSRLSDVRAISHSFLSKLEEKVESDIMHFTVCDVIARHCQRFKMVYVPYLTNQSYQDKTYQRLMNENPGFRRVVEKLERNPVCQRLPLRSFLVLPFQRITRIKLLVQNIVKRTTPGTPQAIQAIKALKLLEKLIQESNDSITQMKSIESLVSLSAKVDFECKTLPLVSQSRILVREGKVTELMDFSVKEQERSLYLHLFNDHLLVSQQKEGGRFTVIDTCPVSELRVENFRIKLHSLQKNVFRLHTSHKSLLLRTDTQSDKLRWISALSRPHPEVDFSTAQDFAQMQCIRGFVSQQPDELSLEKADIILVHQQSSDHWVEGTRLSDRQRGWIPESHLDTISILEIRQRNLSDALKLTTATAQV; encoded by the exons ATGGGGACACAAAGGCCCAGCTGGAGCGGCTTCGACACCGTGCCTTCTGTAAACACGTCTGACCGCAAGCTTCAATCAGGTGGGAAAATCGCCAGGGACCCGAGTCCGAGACCGCCGCGGGCTGTCCAATTGGAGCGGGCTagagaggaagagtggagaagagagagacgacgagagacaaaagagaggtACAAAGACCCCTCTGAACGGAAAAGATACTATGACAAGGAGAGGAGACCCAAGAATTCCAAGGATGAAGAGAGGGAACGCCGGCAAGAAAGTCGAAATGTACGGCCTTTGTCCAATATCGAGATGGAGAATGCGAAAGTGGGAGACAGGGGAGTGAGGAAGGGGGATACTTTTCCGAGGAGCGCGGGAGGTCACGGGCCGATAATGTTAGCGGTTGCCATGGAagcggagagggaggagaggaggcggaggagagaggagagcgatcgagagagggatagagagaaggttagagaaagagatagagagagggatagagagcgAGAACGACCCAAAGATAGAGAAGACTATAGGAGAAAAGATGAGAGAAAAGAAGCTAGGGATGAAAGAACGAGGGATAGATATCGGGAGTATGACGACAGGAGAAGAGGTATGGATGGGGAAGAAAGGAGGGATAAGTATGCTCCGAGAAAGAACGATAAGCAACGAGACGAGATGAGGCTGAGGGACCCGAGGATGTCCTCACCTGAACGGAGGCGAGACAGAGACACGTACTGGGACAAggctcagaggagagagggaaggagggataCGAGAAGCGAAGGGGAGATAGacgaaagagagaggaggagggagagagggagggagagggatgaGGTGATGCATCAGCATAGCCGGAGCGAAGGAGAGGTGAGGggtaaaagagagagggattatAGAGATCAagacaggtacagagagaaagaggacagacCCAGGAATAGGGACGATAGATatagagaagaaagagagacggAAAGGAGGACAAGACCGGATGCAGCAAATgatagacagaggaggagaagtctAGATGGAAAAAGACGAGAAGAAAGAAATAGGGATAATGAGGACTATAAAAGAGAAAGGAGATCATCAAGAGAAAGAACCAGAGAGCCAGACATAAgtagccaatcacagagcaggacGATGCCAAACCCGGTTATAAGTCGTCATGAATGGAGTTCCGATAAGTCCAAAGAGGAAATGGAACAGCTAGAACAAAGCGTaagggagaaaaagaaaaaagaaaaccgGAAAATGTGGCTAGAACCAAGGGGTCCAGCTAGTAAAGACTCAACTTCActcagagaagacagagaggttGTTGAAAGATATACCGgcgaggagacagaggagttaAGCGTAGATGGAGAGTTAGAAGAAATCTGGGCAAACAGGCCTCGGAGTTTTACAGGAAATTCCGaggaaaacacagaggaaagcGAAGAAGGAAGTGACGTAGCTTGGACGTTGGACCGAGACCGAATTCTGTCAGGAGAGGATGGGTTCGTAACGGTTTCCAGCGGTGAGGATggtgaagaaagagaggaggagtttAAAGACTGCATGGAATActgggtgggagagagagatgcaaaTCAGGCATGGACCAAAGAGGAATCAACGGATGACTCTTCGGATACGCAAGGAACAGACACGCCGCCAAAGTTTGTGTTTTGCGTGATTGGTCAGCCTGATGATGAATTAACAAAGGAAGTTACGCCGGCGCAAAATAAACTAGAACACGAATATGATGAGGTtagagagacactggaggagagGAACATTTCGAATGAACAAACTCCTCTAGATGGCATAAAATTTAGAAGCAATTCCTTTAATGAATTTGGGACGATTAAACGAGATTCGCAAACGGAAAAACTGCTTTTGGAATGGAGAGAGAATAATAGTGATCaaaaagaggatgaggaggagcgACTTTCCCTGATCCCGAGCAACCCCTACGCAGACGTCCCCATTCAACTGCCTTACGAACAAGTACAATCCGGTCTGGAAAAATCTGGCACTCTGACTCCCGAGGAAGAGGAAGCCATCCGAATACGACTGAGCGGAGCTTGGACCATGTCCGAGGAGCCAAAGCGGCATTCCCAAGCCCCTCACCTGAAATGGGCCACGAGTGTTGTACGCGAGATCTTGGGACAGTCCGACGAAAACATTGACGATatagaagaaagagaaaaagaaaagcaaGATGGAGGGATGCAGATTCCTGTAATAAGAGCAGATGATGAactggagatggaggaggagtcATTGGAGATGGAGGGGTTAAGAGGTATGGGTCAAGTTGACACGCATGGTGATTTGGGGGACGCTATGCatgctgacacacacacagcagacaaACAGTTGAACACAGAGACGTCGAACGCGCAGGTAGAGGCGAAAGTTAGCGACGAGGCTAAGCTAGCGGAGCCTGAGCAGTTAAACAGTGAAAAAGAAATGGACACGTATCTCAGTGTTAGCAATATGCTGTACAAGCCAAGCAGCTGCCCTAGTCTCACTTATGAATCAGACGCCTCGGAGAAAGAGGTGTTTACAAGTTCCCCTGTAAagcaagaaaaagaagaagaagaggaggagaaggtggaggaggaggaggaaagggaaagtttggatgttgttgttgtgggagAGATTAAAGGGAAAAGTGGAGTTgatgagaaaaaagagaaaggaggagtaGGAGTTGGAGGAGCGGTGAACCTAAGAAGCAGTTGTAGTTTTCGAGATTTGGGCACAGAGGCGCGTTTTAGGAGAAGGGGAATCCGCTTAACGAGAAGAAAAGAAGACGACGTTAAAGAGCAgaatgaagaagaagaggaagaagaggaggagagtgaaggtGTGGGGAGAGATCGCAGAACCAGAATATTCTCAACATCAG ATGATGAGGACGGTCGGAGCAAAAGCTGGGGAGAGCTGGATCTGAG GCACGTATTGGACAACATTGGAAAACGAAAAAGGAACTCCAAGTTTTTCA AAGCAGCCCAGCTCTACCAACAGTACAGCGAAGCCGCCCAGAACTTTGAAATCCTCCGTCAGGCTCGTTCCGACGTGGTGTCTGTCTGCGAAGGCCACTCCCCCCCTGGCACCTCCCCGCTGCCCGCTCGGAGACCCCTGCCCCCTCTGCCCAACGTCCCTCACCCTCACTCCCTGTCCAACACCGGCTCGGTCTCCAGCGTCCAGAACCTACCCCTGCCGCAGCCCCCCGGCCACGCCCAGCGCAGGGCCTCGTCTCCGCGCCTCTCCATCTCACTGGGGCAGTCGGCCACGCTCTGGAGGGACCTACCCGCTGTCAGGACCGACGCAGAGTTACAAGAGCTCACGGAGGACCAGAGACGGCTGCAAGAG GTGCGGTTTGAGGTGGTCACTTCGGAGGCGTCCTATTGCAGAAGTCTGGACATTGTTGTTGAGCACTTTGTAAAGTCTAAACAGTTGGGGGCGCTGTTGACCACTCAGGACAGAAACTGGCTGTTCTCCAGACTCTCTGATGTTCGGGCCATCAGCCACAG TTTTCTGTCCAAACTCGAGGAGAAGGTGGAGTCGGACATCATGCACTTCACCGTGTGTGACGTCATCGCCCGTCACTGTCAGCGCTTCAAAATGGTTTACGTCCCCTACCTGACCAATCAGTCCTACCAAGACAAAACCTACCAGAGACTCAT GAATGAAAACCCGGGCTTCAGGCGTGTGGTGGAGAAACTGGAGCGTAATCCTGTGTGTCAGAGACTTCCACTGAGGTCATTCCTGGTTTTGCCGTTTCAGAGAATCACACGGATCAAACTCCTGGTGCAG AACATAGTGAAGAGGACGACTCCAGGGACTCCTCAGGCCATACAAGCGATCAAAGCCTTAAAACTACTGGAGAAG ttAATTCAAGAGAGTAACGACAGCATCACTCAAATGAAAAGCATTGAGTCACTAGTTTCTTTGAGCGCCAAAGTGGACTTCGAATGCAAG ACCCTCCCTCTGGTGAGTCAGTCTCGGATCCTGGTTCGTGAAGGGAAAGTCACAGAACTCATGGATTTCTCTGTGAAGGAACAAGAGAGGAGCTTATATTTGCACTTGTTCAACGATCACTTACTGGTCTCCCAACAAAAAGA aggaGGCCGGTTCACGGTGATAGACACGTGTCCGGTGTCTGAGCTCCGCGTGGAAAACTTCAGGATCAAACTGCACTCGCTCCAGAAGAACGTGTTCAGACTGCACACATCCCACAAGTCCCTGCTGCTgcgcacagacacaca GAGCGATAAACTGCGATGGATATCAGCCCTGTCACGACCACATCCTGAAGTCGACTTTTCCACCGCTCAAG
- the arhgef5 gene encoding trichohyalin isoform X2, with amino-acid sequence MGTQRPSWSGFDTVPSVNTSDRKLQSGGKIARDPSPRPPRAVQLERAREEEWRRERRRETKERYKDPSERKRYYDKERRPKNSKDEERERRQESRNVRPLSNIEMENAKVGDRGVRKGDTFPRSAGGHGPIMLAVAMEAEREERRRRREESDRERDREKVRERDRERDRERERPKDREDYRRKDERKEARDERTRDRYREYDDRRRGMDGEERRDKYAPRKNDKQRDEMRLRDPRMSSPERRRDRDTYWDKAQRREGRRDTRSEGEIDERERRRERGRERDEVMHQHSRSEGEVRGKRERDYRDQDRYREKEDRPRNRDDRYREERETERRTRPDAANDRQRRRSLDGKRREERNRDNEDYKRERRSSRERTREPDISSQSQSRTMPNPVISRHEWSSDKSKEEMEQLEQSVREKKKKENRKMWLEPRGPASKDSTSLREDREVVERYTGEETEELSVDGELEEIWANRPRSFTGNSEENTEESEEGSDVAWTLDRDRILSGEDGFVTVSSGEDGEEREEEFKDCMEYWVGERDANQAWTKEESTDDSSDTQGTDTPPKFVFCVIGQPDDELTKEVTPAQNKLEHEYDEVRETLEERNISNEQTPLDGIKFRSNSFNEFGTIKRDSQTEKLLLEWRENNSDQKEDEEERLSLIPSNPYADVPIQLPYEQVQSGLEKSGTLTPEEEEAIRIRLSGAWTMSEEPKRHSQAPHLKWATSVVREILGQSDENIDDIEEREKEKQDGGMQIPVIRADDELEMEEESLEMEGLRDDEDGRSKSWGELDLRHVLDNIGKRKRNSKFFKAAQLYQQYSEAAQNFEILRQARSDVVSVCEGHSPPGTSPLPARRPLPPLPNVPHPHSLSNTGSVSSVQNLPLPQPPGHAQRRASSPRLSISLGQSATLWRDLPAVRTDAELQELTEDQRRLQEVRFEVVTSEASYCRSLDIVVEHFVKSKQLGALLTTQDRNWLFSRLSDVRAISHSFLSKLEEKVESDIMHFTVCDVIARHCQRFKMVYVPYLTNQSYQDKTYQRLMNENPGFRRVVEKLERNPVCQRLPLRSFLVLPFQRITRIKLLVQNIVKRTTPGTPQAIQAIKALKLLEKLIQESNDSITQMKSIESLVSLSAKVDFECKTLPLVSQSRILVREGKVTELMDFSVKEQERSLYLHLFNDHLLVSQQKEGGRFTVIDTCPVSELRVENFRIKLHSLQKNVFRLHTSHKSLLLRTDTQSDKLRWISALSRPHPEVDFSTAQDFAQMQCIRGFVSQQPDELSLEKADIILVHQQSSDHWVEGTRLSDRQRGWIPESHLDTISILEIRQRNLSDALKLTTATAQV; translated from the exons ATGGGGACACAAAGGCCCAGCTGGAGCGGCTTCGACACCGTGCCTTCTGTAAACACGTCTGACCGCAAGCTTCAATCAGGTGGGAAAATCGCCAGGGACCCGAGTCCGAGACCGCCGCGGGCTGTCCAATTGGAGCGGGCTagagaggaagagtggagaagagagagacgacgagagacaaaagagaggtACAAAGACCCCTCTGAACGGAAAAGATACTATGACAAGGAGAGGAGACCCAAGAATTCCAAGGATGAAGAGAGGGAACGCCGGCAAGAAAGTCGAAATGTACGGCCTTTGTCCAATATCGAGATGGAGAATGCGAAAGTGGGAGACAGGGGAGTGAGGAAGGGGGATACTTTTCCGAGGAGCGCGGGAGGTCACGGGCCGATAATGTTAGCGGTTGCCATGGAagcggagagggaggagaggaggcggaggagagaggagagcgatcgagagagggatagagagaaggttagagaaagagatagagagagggatagagagcgAGAACGACCCAAAGATAGAGAAGACTATAGGAGAAAAGATGAGAGAAAAGAAGCTAGGGATGAAAGAACGAGGGATAGATATCGGGAGTATGACGACAGGAGAAGAGGTATGGATGGGGAAGAAAGGAGGGATAAGTATGCTCCGAGAAAGAACGATAAGCAACGAGACGAGATGAGGCTGAGGGACCCGAGGATGTCCTCACCTGAACGGAGGCGAGACAGAGACACGTACTGGGACAAggctcagaggagagagggaaggagggataCGAGAAGCGAAGGGGAGATAGacgaaagagagaggaggagggagagagggagggagagggatgaGGTGATGCATCAGCATAGCCGGAGCGAAGGAGAGGTGAGGggtaaaagagagagggattatAGAGATCAagacaggtacagagagaaagaggacagacCCAGGAATAGGGACGATAGATatagagaagaaagagagacggAAAGGAGGACAAGACCGGATGCAGCAAATgatagacagaggaggagaagtctAGATGGAAAAAGACGAGAAGAAAGAAATAGGGATAATGAGGACTATAAAAGAGAAAGGAGATCATCAAGAGAAAGAACCAGAGAGCCAGACATAAgtagccaatcacagagcaggacGATGCCAAACCCGGTTATAAGTCGTCATGAATGGAGTTCCGATAAGTCCAAAGAGGAAATGGAACAGCTAGAACAAAGCGTaagggagaaaaagaaaaaagaaaaccgGAAAATGTGGCTAGAACCAAGGGGTCCAGCTAGTAAAGACTCAACTTCActcagagaagacagagaggttGTTGAAAGATATACCGgcgaggagacagaggagttaAGCGTAGATGGAGAGTTAGAAGAAATCTGGGCAAACAGGCCTCGGAGTTTTACAGGAAATTCCGaggaaaacacagaggaaagcGAAGAAGGAAGTGACGTAGCTTGGACGTTGGACCGAGACCGAATTCTGTCAGGAGAGGATGGGTTCGTAACGGTTTCCAGCGGTGAGGATggtgaagaaagagaggaggagtttAAAGACTGCATGGAATActgggtgggagagagagatgcaaaTCAGGCATGGACCAAAGAGGAATCAACGGATGACTCTTCGGATACGCAAGGAACAGACACGCCGCCAAAGTTTGTGTTTTGCGTGATTGGTCAGCCTGATGATGAATTAACAAAGGAAGTTACGCCGGCGCAAAATAAACTAGAACACGAATATGATGAGGTtagagagacactggaggagagGAACATTTCGAATGAACAAACTCCTCTAGATGGCATAAAATTTAGAAGCAATTCCTTTAATGAATTTGGGACGATTAAACGAGATTCGCAAACGGAAAAACTGCTTTTGGAATGGAGAGAGAATAATAGTGATCaaaaagaggatgaggaggagcgACTTTCCCTGATCCCGAGCAACCCCTACGCAGACGTCCCCATTCAACTGCCTTACGAACAAGTACAATCCGGTCTGGAAAAATCTGGCACTCTGACTCCCGAGGAAGAGGAAGCCATCCGAATACGACTGAGCGGAGCTTGGACCATGTCCGAGGAGCCAAAGCGGCATTCCCAAGCCCCTCACCTGAAATGGGCCACGAGTGTTGTACGCGAGATCTTGGGACAGTCCGACGAAAACATTGACGATatagaagaaagagaaaaagaaaagcaaGATGGAGGGATGCAGATTCCTGTAATAAGAGCAGATGATGAactggagatggaggaggagtcATTGGAGATGGAGGGGTTAAGAG ATGATGAGGACGGTCGGAGCAAAAGCTGGGGAGAGCTGGATCTGAG GCACGTATTGGACAACATTGGAAAACGAAAAAGGAACTCCAAGTTTTTCA AAGCAGCCCAGCTCTACCAACAGTACAGCGAAGCCGCCCAGAACTTTGAAATCCTCCGTCAGGCTCGTTCCGACGTGGTGTCTGTCTGCGAAGGCCACTCCCCCCCTGGCACCTCCCCGCTGCCCGCTCGGAGACCCCTGCCCCCTCTGCCCAACGTCCCTCACCCTCACTCCCTGTCCAACACCGGCTCGGTCTCCAGCGTCCAGAACCTACCCCTGCCGCAGCCCCCCGGCCACGCCCAGCGCAGGGCCTCGTCTCCGCGCCTCTCCATCTCACTGGGGCAGTCGGCCACGCTCTGGAGGGACCTACCCGCTGTCAGGACCGACGCAGAGTTACAAGAGCTCACGGAGGACCAGAGACGGCTGCAAGAG GTGCGGTTTGAGGTGGTCACTTCGGAGGCGTCCTATTGCAGAAGTCTGGACATTGTTGTTGAGCACTTTGTAAAGTCTAAACAGTTGGGGGCGCTGTTGACCACTCAGGACAGAAACTGGCTGTTCTCCAGACTCTCTGATGTTCGGGCCATCAGCCACAG TTTTCTGTCCAAACTCGAGGAGAAGGTGGAGTCGGACATCATGCACTTCACCGTGTGTGACGTCATCGCCCGTCACTGTCAGCGCTTCAAAATGGTTTACGTCCCCTACCTGACCAATCAGTCCTACCAAGACAAAACCTACCAGAGACTCAT GAATGAAAACCCGGGCTTCAGGCGTGTGGTGGAGAAACTGGAGCGTAATCCTGTGTGTCAGAGACTTCCACTGAGGTCATTCCTGGTTTTGCCGTTTCAGAGAATCACACGGATCAAACTCCTGGTGCAG AACATAGTGAAGAGGACGACTCCAGGGACTCCTCAGGCCATACAAGCGATCAAAGCCTTAAAACTACTGGAGAAG ttAATTCAAGAGAGTAACGACAGCATCACTCAAATGAAAAGCATTGAGTCACTAGTTTCTTTGAGCGCCAAAGTGGACTTCGAATGCAAG ACCCTCCCTCTGGTGAGTCAGTCTCGGATCCTGGTTCGTGAAGGGAAAGTCACAGAACTCATGGATTTCTCTGTGAAGGAACAAGAGAGGAGCTTATATTTGCACTTGTTCAACGATCACTTACTGGTCTCCCAACAAAAAGA aggaGGCCGGTTCACGGTGATAGACACGTGTCCGGTGTCTGAGCTCCGCGTGGAAAACTTCAGGATCAAACTGCACTCGCTCCAGAAGAACGTGTTCAGACTGCACACATCCCACAAGTCCCTGCTGCTgcgcacagacacaca GAGCGATAAACTGCGATGGATATCAGCCCTGTCACGACCACATCCTGAAGTCGACTTTTCCACCGCTCAAG